In Natronococcus sp. AD-5, the genomic window CGAAGACGCGGGCCTGGACAGCGCGTGGGTCTCCGAACACCACTTCGCCGAGGACGGCTACCTCTCGGGGACGCTCCCCACGCTGGGGGCGATGGCCGCCGAGAGCGACCGGATCGAGATCGGAAGCTGCGTCGCGCTCGGGCCGCTGTACGACCCGATTCGGCTCGCCGAGGACGCGGCGACGGTCGACCTGCTCTCGGACGGGCGGCTCACGCTCGGACTCGCCATCGGCTCGAACCCGCGGGAGTTCGACGTCTTCGACGTCCCGCGCGAGGAGCGCGCCGAGCGCCTCGCCGACCTCGTCCCGTTTCTCCGGGGTGCTTGGAGCGAGGGCTCGCTCGAGTACGACTCCGCGTTCCACGACGTGCCGACGGACGTCTCCATCACGCCGAAGCCTACCGACGGAGACGTGCCGATCGTGCTCGGCGGGGCGGCCAAACCCGCCGTCAGACGCGCGGCGCGGATCGCGGACGGCTGGTGTGCGCCCTCCGCACTGTCGGTCGAGGGCGTCCGGAAACGCGTCGAGGACGTCCGTCGGGTCCGCGAGGCGGAAGGACTCGAGGACGACGGTACGATCTACGTCCTCCAGCACGGCTGGGTCGGCGACTCCCGCGAGGAGGCCTGGGAGGCGATGCGCGACGGCTACTTCTACCTCCAGCGTCGCTACGCGGAGATCTTCTCCGGCGAATCGGTCGACGAGCTCGGCGAGGAGCGCAAGCGGGAGCTGAAAGAGCAGGCGATCTTCGGCGCCCCCGAGCAGGTCGTCGACGAACTCGAGACCTATCGCGAGGCGCTCGGCGACGACGTGCACTTCATCCTCCGGACGTACTACCCCGGCGTCGACACCGAGGGGATGGTCGACTGCGTCCACCGTCTCGGTGACGAGGTCGCGCCCGCACTCCGCTAACCCGGACCGGAGCGCGGTAGAACGGAATTATCCCGTCTTGTAAACGCCGCGAGCGTCGGCGATGAGCGCGTCGTCGGCAGCGTAGACCTCCACGTCGACGGTCCCGACGTCGCTGCCGCAGCGCACGACGTCGGCCTCAGCGTAGAGGTCGCCCGCTCCGACCGACAGGTAGTCGATGCGCATGTCGATCGTCGGAACCGGTTGATCGACCAGCGAGACCAGCGCCGCGCCGCCGACGGTGTCCGCGAGCGTGAACGTGACGCCGCCGTGAGCCATCAACTCGTCTTCGTTCCACGAGAGCTCTTCCGCCATCTCGAGGCGACCCTCGGCGTGACCGTCGGCGCACTCGGTAACCTCGATCCCCAGCAGGGAGGCGAACGGCATCCCCTCGAAGAACGCTTCGGTGTCCATGCAACACGGTGCCGTACGAACCGTAATAAAAGTAGCAGATAATTCGCGACGCGCGCTCGCAGCGGGCGTCAGCGGTGATCGTAGACGCGTTTGACCTTCCCGACCTCGGTTCGCTCGATGGTTCCGTACTCGACCAGCTCGAGCGCGTCGGGCCGGAACGACAGCACGTTCTGCAGCCGCTCGAGGATCTCCCCGCAGAGCTGCTCGCGGTCGCCGTCGAACGCTTCCGTCAGCTCGAGCGTTAGCTCGAGTCGATCCAGTTCGTCCTCGCGGGAGAGGTCGATGCGGTAGTGTGGCGCCACTTCCTCGAACTCGAGGACGACGGCCTCGATCTGACTCGGGTAGAGGTTGACGCCGCGGACGATCAGCAGATCGTCGGCCCGGCCCGTGACGCTATCCATGCGAACCATCGTTCGGCCGCACGCACACTTCTCGGAGGCGAGCGTCGTGAGATCGCCCGTCCGGTAGCGCAGGACGGGAACGGCCTCCTTCGACAGCGACGTTAGGACGAGTTCGCCCTCCTCGCCCTCCGGGAGCGTCTCGCCCGTCCGCGGATCGATAATCTCCGGGTAGAAGTGGTCTTCCCAGATGTGCATCCCGTCCTGGGCCTCGCGACACTCGACGGCGACGCCCGGGCCGATCAGTTCGGAGAGCCCGTAGTTCTCGATCCCGGTCGCGCCGAGTCGCGTCTCGATTTCCTCGCGCATCGGCTCCGTACAGGGCTCGGCGCCGTAGAGTACCGTCGAGAGCGGGAGGTCGCGCGGATCGATGCCCATCCCTTCGGCCGTCTCGGCGAAGTAGAGGGCGTACGACGGCGTACAACAGAGGGCGTCGCTCTCGAGATCGCGGGCGAGCTTGATCTGGCGCTGGGTGTTGCCGCTGCCCGTCGGGATCACCGTCGCGCCGAGCGCTTCGGCGCCGCCGTGAAAGCCCAGCCCGCCCGTAAAGAGGCCGTAGCCGTAGGCGTTCTGGACGGTGTCGTTCGATCCGACCCCCGCAGCCTTCATCGAGCGAGCCATCACCTCGCGCCACAGCCCGAGGTCTCCTTCGGTGTAGCCGACGATCTTGGGTGTGCCGGTCGTCCCCGAGGAGGCGTGAATCCGCAGAATCTCGTCGTCGTCGACGGCGAAGAGGCCGTCGGGGTACTCGGCGCGGAAGTCTTCCTTCGTCGTGAACGGCAGTTTCTCGAGATCGTCGATGCTTCCGACGTCGCCGGGTGAGACGCCGGCTCCGTCGAGTCGATTCCGGTAGAACGGAACGTTCTCGTACGCGTGCTCGACCGTCGTCCGGAGCCGCTCCGACTGCAACTCTCGTAGTTCTTCTCGAGAACGCTGTTCGGTAATCCTTCCCATTGCTTGTACGCAGAATCACGACACCGAGTACCAAAGATCTTGGTTTCCGTGGCAGTCCGCTCCGGAGACATCGTCGGACGAGCGTCGATAGATCGTTCGATACGCGCGTAGCGAGGTGACGATCACTCGAACTTCTCGAACGGCTGTCGACAGCCGTTGCAGTAGTGCATCGACCGACAGAGCGACGGCCCTTTCGGGTGCTCGCGGACGGTGTCCGTCGACCCGCAGTACGGACACTCCGCGCCCGCCGCGTCGCCGCTGGTCGTAACGCTCGGATCCGGTTTTCTCATATGCTGAGCCCGAACTCGCGCAGATCGTCTTTGCCCCGTTCGGTCACCATCTCGATCGTCCACTCCGGACTCCAGACGAGCCGCAGCTCGACATCGTCGACGCCGTCGACGGCGGCGGCCGCGTTCTCGACGTCCTCGGTGAGCATCTCTCGAGCCGGACAGCCCGAGTAGGTGAGCGTCATGTCGACGGTCGCGACGCCGTCCTCGGCGCCGACGCCGTAGATCAGCCCCAGGTCGACGATGCTGATCGGCATCTCGGGATCCTCGATCTCGTAGAGGGCGTCCCACACGTCGGCCTCGAGGCCGGTCGCGTCCTCGCCGGTCGCGGGCAGGTCGTCGGCGCCCTCACCCTCGCGGTAGTCGGTGTACGCACAGGGCGCGGCGCCGGTCTCGGGGTCCGGAGCGTTGCTGCTCATTCTGGTTTCTCCATGAGTTTGGTCGTCTCGCTGCGCCCGAGTTCGCGGTAGGTGCGGGTGAACTCGTCGTAGAGGTCGAACCACGCGTCGGTGTGGTCGCCGTCCCGGCCGCGCTCCGCGGGGAGCATCTCCCGGGTGACCGCGAATTCGAACTCGTCGTCGCCCACCTGGCCGCTCTCGGGGAGCTCGAGGTCGAGCGACTCGAGGTACGGGACGACGATCGAGAGCCACTCCTCGCCCAGCTCCTCGAGCGTGGCGTCCCGCAAGCCGAGGTCGACGATATCGCTCTCGACGTCCGGATCGACCGGTTCGAACAGCGTCAGCGCGTGCGGGAACAGCCTGTCGAGTGCGTCCTGCAGGCGCTCGTGGCCCTCTTCTCCCTCCGCGAGGCGCTCGAGCCAGCTCTGGGCGTGCTCGAGGTGGTACCCCTCCTCGCTCTGGATCTTGCCGACGCGATCGGCGATCTTCGGGTACGCAGACTCTTCGAGCGCCTCGAGGCGGAGCTTCTCGGCGGCGTCGTACAGGTACGATCGGAGGATCGCGTCGGCCCAGTCGCCCTCCTCGAACGGGAGTTCGACGAGCGTGCTGTGCCGGAAGTCCGCCGGGTCGCGCTCGTAGACGAGATCCCGCTCCTCGAAGCCGATGTCCTCCAGCACGTCGTACCACAGCCGGGCGTGGCCGAGTTCGTCCTGGGCGTTGTTCGCCAGCGCGAGGTCCGACTCGAGGCTGGGTGCCCGGACCTGCCACTCGGTGTAGCGCTCGGCCAGCACGAACTCGTCGTCGCCGAGGCGTTTCAGCAGGGTCTCGAGGGCGTCGCGCTCGCGCGCGTC contains:
- the paaC gene encoding 1,2-phenylacetyl-CoA epoxidase subunit PaaC, whose amino-acid sequence is MAASLENPADLDARERDALETLLKRLGDDEFVLAERYTEWQVRAPSLESDLALANNAQDELGHARLWYDVLEDIGFEERDLVYERDPADFRHSTLVELPFEEGDWADAILRSYLYDAAEKLRLEALEESAYPKIADRVGKIQSEEGYHLEHAQSWLERLAEGEEGHERLQDALDRLFPHALTLFEPVDPDVESDIVDLGLRDATLEELGEEWLSIVVPYLESLDLELPESGQVGDDEFEFAVTREMLPAERGRDGDHTDAWFDLYDEFTRTYRELGRSETTKLMEKPE
- the paaE gene encoding 1,2-phenylacetyl-CoA epoxidase subunit PaaE; translated protein: MRKPDPSVTTSGDAAGAECPYCGSTDTVREHPKGPSLCRSMHYCNGCRQPFEKFE
- a CDS encoding PaaI family thioesterase; its protein translation is MDTEAFFEGMPFASLLGIEVTECADGHAEGRLEMAEELSWNEDELMAHGGVTFTLADTVGGAALVSLVDQPVPTIDMRIDYLSVGAGDLYAEADVVRCGSDVGTVDVEVYAADDALIADARGVYKTG
- a CDS encoding LLM class flavin-dependent oxidoreductase, which translates into the protein MKLGTGLFTAQRRPDGDREPSDLYDDVLRLTRETEDAGLDSAWVSEHHFAEDGYLSGTLPTLGAMAAESDRIEIGSCVALGPLYDPIRLAEDAATVDLLSDGRLTLGLAIGSNPREFDVFDVPREERAERLADLVPFLRGAWSEGSLEYDSAFHDVPTDVSITPKPTDGDVPIVLGGAAKPAVRRAARIADGWCAPSALSVEGVRKRVEDVRRVREAEGLEDDGTIYVLQHGWVGDSREEAWEAMRDGYFYLQRRYAEIFSGESVDELGEERKRELKEQAIFGAPEQVVDELETYREALGDDVHFILRTYYPGVDTEGMVDCVHRLGDEVAPALR
- the paaD gene encoding 1,2-phenylacetyl-CoA epoxidase subunit PaaD, yielding MSSNAPDPETGAAPCAYTDYREGEGADDLPATGEDATGLEADVWDALYEIEDPEMPISIVDLGLIYGVGAEDGVATVDMTLTYSGCPAREMLTEDVENAAAAVDGVDDVELRLVWSPEWTIEMVTERGKDDLREFGLSI
- the paaK gene encoding phenylacetate--CoA ligase PaaK, whose protein sequence is MGRITEQRSREELRELQSERLRTTVEHAYENVPFYRNRLDGAGVSPGDVGSIDDLEKLPFTTKEDFRAEYPDGLFAVDDDEILRIHASSGTTGTPKIVGYTEGDLGLWREVMARSMKAAGVGSNDTVQNAYGYGLFTGGLGFHGGAEALGATVIPTGSGNTQRQIKLARDLESDALCCTPSYALYFAETAEGMGIDPRDLPLSTVLYGAEPCTEPMREEIETRLGATGIENYGLSELIGPGVAVECREAQDGMHIWEDHFYPEIIDPRTGETLPEGEEGELVLTSLSKEAVPVLRYRTGDLTTLASEKCACGRTMVRMDSVTGRADDLLIVRGVNLYPSQIEAVVLEFEEVAPHYRIDLSREDELDRLELTLELTEAFDGDREQLCGEILERLQNVLSFRPDALELVEYGTIERTEVGKVKRVYDHR